In the Gymnodinialimonas sp. 202GB13-11 genome, one interval contains:
- a CDS encoding branched-chain amino acid aminotransferase: protein MAGAYDDRDGQIWMDGKLVDWRDANVHLLTHAMHYASSVFEGERAYNGKIFESRKHSERLHYSASCIDFEIPYTVDEIEAAKYEVMKANGLTDAYIRAVAWRGAGEDMGVSSAKNPVRLAIAAWEWGSYYGDAKMKGAKLDISKWKRPSPETIPVHAKAAGLYMICTTSKHAAEAKGCSDALFMDYRNYVAEATGANIFFVKDGEVHTPKPDCFLNGITRQTVIGMLESKQVKVHERHIMPEELESFEQCWLTGTAAEVTPVGQIGDYNFEVGAMTRDIAQSYEDLVRA from the coding sequence ATGGCTGGAGCCTATGATGACCGCGACGGTCAGATCTGGATGGACGGCAAGCTTGTTGATTGGCGCGATGCCAACGTACACCTTCTGACCCACGCGATGCACTACGCGTCCTCCGTGTTCGAAGGGGAACGCGCCTATAATGGCAAAATCTTCGAGAGCCGGAAGCATTCCGAACGCCTGCACTACTCCGCCTCCTGCATCGATTTTGAGATCCCCTACACGGTCGATGAGATCGAAGCCGCGAAGTACGAAGTCATGAAGGCCAACGGTCTGACCGACGCTTACATCCGGGCCGTTGCGTGGCGCGGCGCCGGTGAAGACATGGGTGTCAGCTCCGCCAAGAACCCCGTCCGCCTGGCCATCGCGGCTTGGGAATGGGGCAGCTATTACGGTGACGCCAAGATGAAGGGCGCGAAGCTCGACATCTCCAAGTGGAAACGCCCCTCGCCCGAGACAATCCCGGTCCACGCCAAAGCGGCTGGCCTCTACATGATCTGCACAACCTCCAAGCACGCGGCAGAGGCCAAAGGCTGCTCCGACGCGCTGTTCATGGATTACCGCAACTACGTGGCCGAAGCGACGGGCGCCAACATCTTCTTCGTCAAGGACGGTGAAGTGCACACGCCCAAGCCCGATTGCTTCCTGAACGGCATCACCCGCCAGACCGTGATCGGGATGCTGGAGAGTAAGCAAGTGAAGGTCCACGAGCGCCACATCATGCCGGAAGAGCTGGAAAGCTTTGAACAGTGCTGGCTGACCGGCACCGCGGCCGAAGTCACACCGGTGGGCCAGATCGGCGACTACAACTTCGAAGTCGGCGCCATGACCCGCGATATCGCGCAAAGCTATGAGGATTTGGTGCGGGCCTGA
- a CDS encoding MarR family winged helix-turn-helix transcriptional regulator, with translation MADRGGSGAITRGDTLLFLTDDQLRRGIEAMFFAYRGFTADPDRILVEQGYGRAHHRAVHFINRTPGTTVNNLLSILGVTKQSLNRVLRTLVDDGLVEARVGTRDKRERHLYLTEAGKTLEQALSEAQRNRMRAAFRNAGPEAVQGFRAVLEEMMDPEMRRQYLDGVDQG, from the coding sequence ATGGCCGACCGAGGCGGGTCAGGGGCGATCACGCGAGGCGATACGCTGCTGTTTCTGACGGACGACCAGCTGCGTCGCGGTATCGAGGCCATGTTCTTCGCCTATCGTGGCTTTACGGCTGACCCCGACCGCATCCTCGTTGAGCAAGGTTATGGCCGCGCGCATCATCGCGCCGTGCACTTCATAAACCGCACGCCGGGCACGACAGTGAACAATCTGCTTTCGATTCTTGGGGTGACAAAGCAATCGCTCAACCGCGTATTGCGGACGCTTGTGGATGACGGACTGGTCGAGGCGCGGGTAGGCACACGGGACAAACGTGAGCGTCATCTCTACCTGACCGAAGCCGGAAAGACGTTGGAACAAGCCCTGTCCGAGGCGCAACGCAACCGCATGCGCGCGGCGTTTCGCAACGCCGGGCCGGAGGCGGTGCAAGGGTTTCGAGCGGTACTGGAAGAGATGATGGACCCCGAGATGCGACGCCAGTACCTTGATGGCGTGGACCAAGGGTAA
- a CDS encoding response regulator: protein MDIGAHLLIVDDDERIRQLLQKFLMRNGFMASGARDAAHARKLLDGLSFDLIVLDVMMPGEDGLSLCRDIRAESTTPILLLTAKGESEDRIEGLEAGADDYLAKPFEPKELLLRINAILRRMPAPAEESTVPQVLHLGPIRYDIERGEMFEGQEPVRLTATEAALMRIFSHQPGEAITRADLVSLLNRDKVGGEPVQERAVDVQITRLRRKIEVNPKQPRYLQTVRGAGYMLAPD, encoded by the coding sequence ATGGATATTGGCGCGCATCTTCTGATCGTCGACGACGACGAACGCATTCGGCAACTTCTGCAGAAGTTCCTGATGCGCAATGGATTCATGGCGTCGGGCGCGCGGGATGCAGCCCATGCGCGCAAGCTATTGGACGGGCTGAGTTTTGACCTCATCGTGCTGGACGTGATGATGCCGGGTGAAGATGGGTTGAGCCTGTGTCGAGACATAAGGGCAGAGTCCACGACACCCATTCTCTTGCTAACCGCCAAAGGTGAATCCGAGGACCGGATTGAAGGTTTGGAAGCGGGGGCGGATGACTATCTGGCTAAGCCGTTTGAACCCAAAGAATTGCTGCTGCGGATTAATGCGATCCTGCGGCGGATGCCGGCTCCGGCGGAAGAAAGCACGGTGCCGCAGGTCCTTCACCTCGGGCCGATCCGCTATGACATCGAACGTGGAGAGATGTTTGAGGGGCAGGAGCCGGTGCGGTTGACCGCAACGGAGGCCGCTTTGATGCGCATCTTCTCGCACCAACCGGGCGAGGCGATCACGCGAGCGGATTTGGTGAGCTTGCTGAACCGTGACAAGGTTGGGGGCGAGCCTGTACAGGAACGCGCCGTGGACGTTCAAATAACCCGCCTCCGCCGCAAGATCGAAGTGAACCCGAAACAGCCACGCTACCTTCAAACGGTGCGCGGAGCCGGGTATATGCTGGCGCCCGATTAA
- a CDS encoding histone deacetylase family protein, with translation MLIINNPSGLAHEMPEGHPERIARLETVFAVLADVEALREEAPEATEADIALCHPQSYIDAMRDAQPTTGMVQIDADTSASPGTWEAALKGVGGCLLAVDRVLSGAHKRAFVATRPPGHHAEKSRAMGFCLFGNIAIAAQHALERHGLDRVAVVDFDVHHGNGTQDLLWDEPRALFISSHQMPLYPGSGAVHERGASDNVMNLPLPPGSDGMAMRSRYESHVFPRLREFDPDLILISAGFDAHSRDPLANLLWEDEDFAWVMRKLVRVAEEVCDGRVVSTLEGGYDLEGLGGGVLAHVRELEDRDG, from the coding sequence ATGCTGATTATTAACAACCCGTCGGGCCTTGCCCATGAGATGCCGGAGGGGCACCCGGAACGGATCGCCCGGCTTGAGACGGTCTTTGCCGTCCTGGCCGATGTCGAAGCACTGCGCGAAGAGGCCCCGGAAGCGACCGAGGCCGATATCGCACTATGCCATCCCCAAAGCTACATCGACGCGATGCGCGATGCGCAGCCCACCACCGGCATGGTGCAGATCGACGCCGATACCTCCGCCTCGCCCGGCACGTGGGAGGCCGCGCTCAAAGGTGTGGGCGGTTGCCTGCTGGCCGTGGACCGGGTTCTGTCGGGCGCGCACAAACGCGCCTTTGTCGCCACGCGCCCACCCGGCCACCATGCGGAGAAGAGCCGCGCGATGGGCTTCTGCCTGTTCGGTAACATCGCCATCGCCGCGCAGCACGCACTGGAGCGCCATGGCCTCGACCGGGTCGCCGTGGTGGATTTCGACGTGCACCACGGCAACGGCACGCAAGACCTGCTGTGGGATGAGCCGCGCGCTTTGTTCATCAGCTCGCATCAGATGCCGCTCTACCCCGGTTCTGGCGCAGTGCATGAGCGTGGCGCGTCGGACAACGTGATGAACCTGCCCCTGCCGCCGGGATCGGATGGCATGGCGATGCGGTCCCGTTACGAGAGCCACGTCTTCCCTCGCCTGCGGGAATTTGACCCAGACCTGATCCTGATCTCCGCCGGGTTCGACGCGCACTCCCGCGATCCGCTGGCCAACCTTCTGTGGGAGGATGAGGATTTCGCGTGGGTCATGCGCAAATTGGTGCGCGTCGCCGAAGAGGTCTGTGACGGGCGCGTGGTCTCGACACTCGAAGGCGGCTATGATCTGGAAGGTCTGGGCGGTGGCGTGCTCGCCCATGTGAGAGAGTTGGAGGACCGAGATGGCTGA
- a CDS encoding exodeoxyribonuclease VII small subunit, whose translation MAETPIDEMSFEDAIRELEQVVTQLDRGEVALEDSIKLYERGAALKARCEAKLKEAEEKVAQITLDANGEATGATPVEGL comes from the coding sequence ATGGCTGAAACCCCGATCGACGAGATGAGCTTTGAAGACGCAATCCGCGAGTTGGAGCAGGTCGTCACGCAGCTGGACCGGGGCGAAGTTGCGCTGGAAGACTCGATCAAACTCTACGAGCGCGGCGCGGCCTTGAAGGCGCGGTGCGAAGCCAAGCTGAAAGAAGCCGAAGAGAAGGTTGCGCAGATCACCCTCGACGCGAATGGCGAGGCAACGGGCGCAACGCCGGTTGAGGGTCTGTAA
- a CDS encoding polyprenyl synthetase family protein, with translation MFETALADAQTRIGDFLTEQMARLGDDDIAEGMRYATNGGKRLRGFLVLESAALFQVPVERALYAAGAVECLHAYSLVHDDLPCMDDDDLRRGQPTVHKKWDEATAVLVGDALQTFAFELLSCEEAGTAEERVRLVATLAGASGAEGMVLGQAQDIAAETAGRPLTLEEITALQANKTGRLIEWPAHAGAILGGADPAPLRAYAKAIGLAFQIADDILDVEGDAEKAGKALRKDEDAGKATFVLLLGLDAAKARARDLVAEADAALAPYGEKAQALRDLAHYIVTRDK, from the coding sequence GTGTTCGAGACGGCATTGGCCGATGCACAGACCCGCATCGGTGATTTTCTGACAGAGCAGATGGCGCGGCTTGGCGATGACGATATCGCCGAAGGTATGCGCTACGCCACGAATGGTGGCAAACGTCTGCGCGGGTTTCTGGTGCTGGAAAGTGCGGCGCTGTTTCAGGTTCCTGTCGAACGCGCGCTTTACGCCGCGGGCGCGGTTGAATGCCTTCATGCCTACAGCCTGGTCCACGATGACTTGCCGTGTATGGACGACGACGACCTCCGACGTGGGCAGCCAACCGTCCACAAGAAATGGGACGAAGCCACTGCCGTGCTGGTGGGTGACGCGCTACAGACCTTTGCCTTTGAACTGCTTAGCTGCGAGGAGGCTGGAACAGCCGAGGAGCGCGTCAGGCTGGTTGCGACGCTGGCGGGCGCAAGTGGGGCCGAAGGCATGGTCTTGGGCCAGGCCCAGGATATCGCGGCGGAGACAGCCGGTCGCCCGCTGACGCTGGAGGAAATCACGGCGTTGCAAGCCAACAAGACGGGTCGGCTGATCGAATGGCCCGCCCATGCGGGTGCGATCCTTGGTGGAGCAGACCCTGCGCCGCTGCGGGCCTATGCAAAGGCGATCGGTCTAGCGTTCCAGATTGCCGACGACATTCTGGATGTCGAAGGCGATGCGGAGAAGGCGGGCAAGGCGCTGCGCAAGGATGAGGATGCCGGGAAGGCGACCTTCGTTTTGCTGCTTGGATTGGATGCGGCGAAGGCCCGCGCGCGGGATCTTGTGGCGGAGGCCGATGCGGCACTCGCGCCCTATGGCGAAAAGGCGCAGGCATTGCGCGATCTGGCGCACTACATAGTGACTCGTG